A single window of Cottoperca gobio chromosome 9, fCotGob3.1, whole genome shotgun sequence DNA harbors:
- the krt1-c5 gene encoding keratin, type 1, gene c5, whose product MASTLSVRSYSVRQPTFSSMSSRDSGRSIRSKPPVSAGTLSLSRSVSMGNGLNMLGSSLSFKGLAVSDKETMIGLNDRLAIYLDKVRSLERSNAELEMKIKQLMLERAPKGHDIDKMMAQAHAIGQEVRKKTLENARIMLEIDNARLAADDFRVKWEAEATLCQSVERDCQALKRAKSDHDQIIATLRGDLDSLKEELFFLKKNHDEEMNSVKSRLANEQVSVAVDAPQGPDLGAIMAELRVQYEGIARKNKDDAEAWYLRKLEAVQSEVKDSNEALRCAQSELSERRRFLQALEVELDNIRKQVSVLEGNLGETGHKYSVEMDRLQTTLTQLEDELSQLRLDMQRNKTDYEQLLRIKQNLEMEIATYRRLLEGEEMVKEIPPPPKKEPDVRTRKIVKVVTQTMINGKVVDESSEVEQIEERKK is encoded by the exons ATGGCCTCCACCCTCTCTGTGCGCAGCTACTCGGTGCGTCAGCCCACCTTCTCCAGCATGTCTTCGAGGGACAGCGGACGCAGCATCCGCTCCAAGCCTCCCGTCTCCGCCggcactctgtctctgtcccgcTCCGTCTCAATGGGAAACGGTCTCAACATGCTGGGCTCCAGCCTCTCCTTCAAAGGCCTCGCAGTCAGCGATAAGGAGACCATGATAGGCCTGAACGACCGGCTGGCCATCTACCTGGATAAGGTGCGCTCGCTGGAGAGGTCCAACGCTGAGCTGGAGATGAAGATCAAGCAGCTCATGCTGGAGAGGGCTCCAAAAGGGCACGACATAGACAAAATGATGGCCCAGGCACATGCCATCGGGCAGGAG GTGAGAAAGAAGACGCTGGAGAATGCCCGTATCATGCTGGAGATTGATAATGCCAGGCTGGCGGCCGATGACTTCAGGGTCAA aTGGGAGGCGGAGGCCACCTTGTGCCAGTCTGTGGAGAGAGACTGTCAGGCTCTGAAGAGAGCAAAGTCTGACCACGACCAGATCATCGCCACTCTGCGAGGAGACCTGGACAGCCTGAAGGAGGAGCTCTTCTTCCTCAAGAAGAATCACGACGAG GAGATGAATTCAGTGAAGTCTCGTCTGGCCAACGAGCAGGTGAGCGTGGCGGTGGACGCGCCTCAAGGCCCTGATCTGGGGGCCATCATGGCCGAGCTCAGGGTCCAGTATGAGGGCATCGCTCGCAAGAACAAGGATGATGCCGAGGCCTGGTACCTCAGGAAG TTGGAAGCGGTGCAGTCGGAGGTCAAAGACAGCAACGAGGCTTTGCGTTGTGCCCAAAGTGAGCTCAGTGAGAGACGACGTTTCCTTCAGGCTCTGGAGGTCGAACTCGACAACATTCGGAAGCAG GTGAGTGTGTTGGAAGGAAACCTGGGAGAAACGGGGCACAAGTACTCAGTGGAGATGGACCGTCTTCAGACCACACTGACCCAGCTGGAGGACGAGCTGTCTCAGCTGCGTTTGGACATGCAACGCAACAAGACCGACTACGAACAGCTGCTGCGCATCAAACAGAACCTGGAGATGGAGATCGCCACCTACAGGAGGTTGCTGGAGGGGGAGGAAAT ggtGAAAGAAATACCGCCACCTCCTAAAA